Proteins encoded together in one Mobula birostris isolate sMobBir1 chromosome 7, sMobBir1.hap1, whole genome shotgun sequence window:
- the LOC140200188 gene encoding sarcolipin, with protein MSRSTQELFLNFMVVLMTVLLMWLLVKSYQE; from the coding sequence ATGAGTAGATCCACACAAGAGCTCTTCTTGAATTTTATGGTGGTTTTGATGACTGTGCTACTTATGTGGCTACTTGTTAAATCCTATCAGGAATGA